From a single Hymenobacter sp. YIM 151500-1 genomic region:
- the nuoF gene encoding NADH-quinone oxidoreductase subunit NuoF, with amino-acid sequence MGRKLLTEHINVKGIDTFEVYRKQGGYRSVEKALKTMTPDEVVEEVKKSGLRGRGGAGFPTGMKWSFLAKPEGVPRYLVCNADESEPGTFKDRQLMSKLPHLLIEGMITSSYALGANTSYIYIRGELLYVLRILEKAIAEAYAAGFLGKNILGSGYDLDLYVHPGGGAYICGEETALLESLEGKRGNPRNKPPFPAVQGLYARPTVVNNVESIATVPVIVNDGGEEYAKIGVGRSTGTKLISACGHLNKPGIYEIELGVPVEEFIYSDEYCGGIWKGRELKAVVAGGSSVPILPKELILKTAAGEPRLMTYESLSDGGFVTGTMLGSGGFIAMDETTCIVRNTWNFSRFYHHESCGQCSPCREGTGWMEKVLHRLEHGHGHMEDIDLLVSVAKQIEGNTICPLGEAAAWPVAAAVRHFRHEFEWHVTHAKEAAQPGAVYPGAAVLV; translated from the coding sequence ATGGGACGCAAACTGCTGACCGAACATATTAACGTTAAAGGCATTGACACCTTTGAGGTATACCGCAAGCAAGGCGGCTACCGCTCGGTGGAGAAGGCCCTGAAAACGATGACGCCCGACGAGGTGGTGGAAGAAGTGAAGAAGTCGGGTCTGCGGGGCCGCGGCGGCGCGGGCTTCCCCACGGGCATGAAGTGGAGCTTCCTGGCCAAGCCCGAAGGCGTGCCGCGCTACCTCGTCTGCAACGCCGACGAGTCGGAGCCGGGCACGTTCAAGGACCGGCAGCTGATGTCGAAGCTGCCCCACCTGCTCATCGAGGGCATGATTACCAGCTCCTACGCGCTAGGCGCCAACACTTCATACATCTACATCCGCGGGGAGCTGCTGTACGTGCTGCGCATCCTGGAAAAGGCCATTGCTGAAGCCTATGCCGCCGGTTTTTTGGGCAAGAACATCCTGGGCTCGGGCTACGACCTGGACCTGTACGTGCACCCCGGCGGTGGAGCCTACATCTGCGGTGAGGAAACGGCTCTGCTCGAAAGCCTGGAAGGCAAGCGGGGTAATCCGCGCAATAAGCCTCCGTTTCCGGCTGTGCAGGGCCTTTACGCCCGCCCCACGGTGGTAAACAACGTGGAATCCATTGCTACCGTGCCGGTGATTGTCAACGACGGTGGCGAGGAGTACGCCAAAATCGGTGTCGGCCGCAGTACGGGTACCAAGCTGATTTCGGCCTGCGGCCACCTCAACAAACCGGGCATCTACGAAATCGAGCTGGGCGTGCCGGTGGAGGAGTTTATCTACTCCGACGAGTACTGCGGCGGCATCTGGAAGGGCCGGGAGTTGAAAGCTGTGGTGGCCGGCGGGTCGTCGGTGCCCATTCTGCCCAAGGAATTGATTTTGAAAACAGCGGCCGGTGAGCCGCGCCTGATGACCTACGAGTCGTTGTCGGACGGCGGATTTGTGACGGGTACCATGCTCGGCTCGGGCGGCTTTATTGCCATGGACGAGACGACGTGCATCGTGCGCAACACTTGGAACTTCTCGCGCTTCTACCATCACGAAAGCTGCGGACAATGCTCGCCCTGCCGCGAGGGCACCGGCTGGATGGAAAAAGTGTTGCACCGCCTGGAGCATGGCCACGGCCACATGGAGGACATCGACCTGTTGGTGAGCGTCGCTAAGCAAATTGAGGGCAATACTATCTGCCCCTTGGGCGAAGCCGCCGCCTGGCCGGTAGCCGCTGCCGTGCGCCACTTCCGCCACGAGTTTGAGTGGCACGTGACCCACGCCAAAGAAGCCGCCCAACCCGGCGCAGTGTATCCTGGAGCAGCAGTGCTTGTATAG
- a CDS encoding 2Fe-2S iron-sulfur cluster-binding protein, whose translation MAKITFDGIEVEVPDGTTILNAARQIGGSIVPPAMCYYTPLKGSGGKCRACLVRVAAGSAKDPRPMPKLVASCVTPVQDGMVVENTTSQQVLDVRKGIVEMLLINHPLDCPVCDQAGECDLQNFAFEHGVATTRYQEERRTFEKIDIGPLIQLHMTRCILCYRCVFTADQVAGERVHGVLGRGDAAEIGTYIENIIDHDFSGNVIDVCPVGALTDKTFRFKQRVWFTKPVNAHRDCPKCTGKVVLWYKGKDVLRVTARKDQYGEVKEWICNECRFEKKETADWTLEGPAHIDRSSVISANHYELPVLNQSVVADLPESTQRELEKNPPLKLGN comes from the coding sequence ATGGCTAAAATAACCTTCGACGGCATCGAGGTGGAAGTTCCGGACGGAACGACCATCCTCAACGCGGCCCGCCAGATTGGTGGCAGCATCGTGCCTCCGGCCATGTGCTACTACACGCCGCTGAAAGGCTCGGGTGGCAAGTGCCGCGCTTGCCTCGTGCGCGTGGCGGCCGGCTCGGCCAAAGACCCGCGGCCCATGCCCAAGCTCGTGGCTTCGTGCGTAACGCCGGTGCAAGACGGTATGGTGGTCGAAAACACCACCAGCCAGCAAGTGCTCGACGTGCGCAAAGGCATTGTGGAGATGCTGCTCATCAACCACCCGCTCGACTGCCCGGTGTGCGACCAGGCTGGCGAGTGCGACTTGCAGAACTTCGCCTTCGAGCACGGCGTAGCCACCACCCGCTACCAGGAAGAGCGCCGCACATTCGAGAAAATTGACATTGGCCCGCTGATTCAGTTGCACATGACGCGCTGCATCCTGTGCTACCGCTGCGTGTTTACTGCCGACCAAGTGGCCGGTGAGCGGGTGCACGGCGTGCTGGGCCGCGGCGACGCCGCCGAAATCGGCACCTACATCGAGAACATCATCGACCACGACTTCAGCGGCAACGTCATCGACGTGTGCCCGGTGGGAGCCCTGACCGACAAAACCTTCCGCTTCAAGCAGCGGGTGTGGTTCACGAAGCCCGTAAATGCCCACCGCGACTGTCCCAAGTGCACGGGCAAGGTGGTGCTGTGGTACAAAGGCAAGGACGTGCTGCGCGTAACGGCCCGCAAAGACCAGTACGGTGAGGTAAAGGAGTGGATTTGCAACGAGTGCCGCTTCGAGAAAAAGGAAACCGCCGACTGGACCCTCGAAGGCCCCGCCCACATCGACCGTTCTTCGGTGATTTCCGCAAACCACTACGAGCTGCCCGTGCTAAACCAGTCAGTAGTGGCCGATTTGCCAGAAAGCACCCAGCGCGAACTGGAAAAGAATCCGCCACTGAAGCTGGGTAATTAA
- the nuoH gene encoding NADH-quinone oxidoreductase subunit NuoH, protein MIEIPTLGWQAIVIFVVFAVSLLIATYSTYAERVVAAFLQDRVGPDRAGPYGLLQPLADAVKMFTKEEFFPGGASKALFVFGPCLAMLTALMSSAVIPFGNTLTFGNNSFFLQGIEVNIGMLWVFGVVSLGVYGIMIGGWASNNKFSLLGAIRAASQNISYELAMGMSLIAVLMMSGTLSLREITLQQSVPGEWAMWNIVKQPLGFIIFLVCAFAETNRTPFDLPECETELVGGYHTEYSSMKLGLYLFAEYVNIFVASAVMSVLYFGGFNFPFQYELRDWLVSSQDWELASAQNLITVLGTLGLFAKIFAFIFFFMWVRWTLPRFRYDQLMRLGWTILIPLAVFNILLTGGLILFGVIK, encoded by the coding sequence ATGATAGAGATACCGACCTTAGGCTGGCAAGCCATTGTCATCTTCGTTGTTTTCGCGGTTTCGCTGCTGATTGCCACGTATTCTACGTACGCGGAGCGCGTGGTGGCGGCCTTCTTGCAGGACCGTGTGGGCCCGGACCGCGCCGGACCTTATGGCTTGCTACAGCCGCTGGCCGACGCTGTGAAGATGTTCACCAAGGAGGAGTTTTTTCCTGGTGGCGCCAGCAAAGCCTTGTTCGTATTTGGCCCCTGCCTGGCCATGCTCACGGCCCTGATGTCGTCGGCGGTTATTCCGTTCGGCAACACCCTGACCTTCGGCAACAACTCCTTTTTCCTGCAAGGCATCGAGGTGAATATTGGGATGCTGTGGGTATTCGGGGTGGTGTCGCTGGGCGTGTACGGCATCATGATTGGTGGCTGGGCCTCGAACAACAAGTTTTCCCTGCTGGGCGCCATCCGGGCGGCCTCGCAGAACATCAGCTACGAGCTGGCCATGGGCATGTCGCTGATTGCGGTGCTGATGATGTCGGGCACACTGAGCCTGCGCGAAATCACCTTGCAGCAGTCGGTGCCGGGCGAGTGGGCCATGTGGAACATAGTGAAGCAGCCGCTGGGCTTCATCATCTTCCTGGTGTGCGCCTTTGCCGAAACCAACCGCACGCCTTTCGACCTGCCCGAGTGCGAAACCGAGCTGGTAGGCGGCTACCACACCGAGTACTCGTCGATGAAGCTGGGCCTGTACCTGTTTGCCGAGTACGTCAACATCTTCGTGGCCTCGGCCGTGATGAGCGTGCTGTACTTCGGCGGGTTTAACTTCCCGTTCCAATACGAGCTGCGCGACTGGCTGGTGAGCAGCCAGGACTGGGAGCTGGCTTCGGCCCAAAACCTGATTACGGTGCTGGGCACGCTGGGCCTATTCGCCAAGATTTTCGCCTTCATTTTCTTCTTCATGTGGGTGCGCTGGACTCTGCCCCGCTTCCGCTACGACCAATTGATGCGCCTGGGCTGGACCATCCTCATTCCGCTGGCCGTCTTCAACATCCTGCTCACCGGCGGCCTCATCCTGTTCGGGGTGATAAAGTAA
- a CDS encoding NuoI/complex I 23 kDa subunit family protein — MQLTNRAKKLEKKPMTLAERAYLPAIFQGLSITMRHFFMKKATIRYPEETRPFSPIFRGLHVLKRDEQGRERCTACGLCAVACPAEAITMVAGERKKGEENLYREEKYAVSYEINMLRCIFCGLCEEACPKAAIYLQPDKMAPPRYERDEFIYGKDRLVEPVDPDKRSVRGIQLTPEQADALRGKLAGQPA; from the coding sequence ATGCAACTCACCAACCGAGCCAAGAAACTGGAGAAGAAGCCGATGACGCTGGCCGAGCGGGCGTATCTGCCGGCCATTTTCCAGGGCCTGAGCATTACGATGCGGCACTTCTTCATGAAGAAGGCCACCATTCGCTACCCCGAAGAAACACGCCCCTTCTCTCCCATCTTCCGCGGCCTGCACGTGCTCAAGCGCGACGAGCAAGGCCGGGAGCGGTGTACCGCCTGCGGCCTCTGCGCCGTGGCCTGCCCCGCCGAAGCCATTACCATGGTGGCTGGGGAGCGGAAGAAGGGCGAGGAAAACCTCTACCGTGAGGAGAAGTATGCCGTCAGCTACGAAATCAACATGCTGCGGTGCATCTTCTGCGGGCTGTGCGAAGAAGCCTGTCCCAAAGCTGCCATCTACCTACAGCCCGACAAAATGGCCCCGCCGCGCTACGAGCGAGACGAATTCATCTACGGCAAGGACCGCCTCGTGGAGCCCGTTGACCCCGACAAACGCTCCGTGCGCGGCATTCAGCTCACGCCCGAGCAAGCCGACGCGCTGCGCGGCAAGCTGGCCGGTCAGCCGGCGTAA
- a CDS encoding NADH-quinone oxidoreductase subunit J family protein has translation MSPLFLFLAFVALLSALGVVFAKNPVHSVLFLILTFFSLSGHYLLLNAQFLAAVNIIVYAGAIMVLFLFVIMFLNLNVDTEPHKPTLAKIAAAVAGGSLLLILVAAMKDVQPAGINATTFDSQIGMVDRLGMVLYTEYLLPFELASVLFLVAMVGAVMLGKREVGERNF, from the coding sequence ATGTCTCCTCTGTTTCTCTTCCTGGCTTTTGTGGCGCTGCTAAGCGCGCTGGGTGTAGTCTTTGCCAAAAACCCGGTGCACAGCGTGCTGTTCCTGATTCTGACGTTCTTCTCACTCTCGGGGCATTACCTACTGCTGAACGCGCAGTTCCTGGCGGCTGTGAACATCATTGTGTACGCCGGCGCCATCATGGTGCTGTTCCTGTTCGTGATTATGTTCCTGAACCTAAACGTAGATACGGAGCCGCACAAACCAACCCTGGCCAAAATTGCTGCTGCGGTGGCGGGCGGCTCCCTGCTGCTAATTTTGGTGGCGGCCATGAAAGATGTGCAGCCAGCTGGCATCAACGCTACCACCTTCGACTCGCAGATCGGCATGGTTGACCGGCTGGGGATGGTGCTGTATACTGAGTATCTGCTGCCCTTTGAGCTTGCTTCGGTGCTATTTCTGGTAGCTATGGTAGGCGCTGTGATGCTAGGCAAACGCGAGGTCGGCGAGCGGAATTTCTAA
- a CDS encoding serine hydrolase domain-containing protein — MKKLLALLLGLLTSPAWAQTGVSAPELAPCDAAVQKFMKRWDIPGASVAIARHGKLVYARGFGHANLARTEPMTPAHLLRVASVSKPVTAVAVMKLVEQGRLDLRHTVFGPGGYLNQPYYSDVITDRRIYAITVQQLLEHSAGWNRNAGVDGFSSSDPIDFPLHVAQAMHVPNPVGDSTLVRYLLSKGLNFTPGTRFAYSNIGYLVLGKIIEQVTGQRYETWVRRHVLEPSGVLEAHLGRNLRADKVEREAEYFCDATNKSCYGTGKRVPFAYGGANLEAMNAHGGWLFTARDLVRLLLAVDGLPTRPDILQPATLDTMTTPSEASRRYAKGWMVNRRGMWWHTGCLNGSASCVVRTADGYTWAILLNSFPMNANRFWDDLEDLGWACVGGVDAWPTHDLFAPEHNAAQLQVTASSAAATTLAWARGSGSHSLLVVREDKPVDAFAQDGQAYTASRTFGLGDVLGKGNVVVAAGADSTVQIRGLRPGHTYHARVMEYSANEATGQQPVYTLEGNPVVRFRVPEAAPVAKAKARRPSKAVAGKLRAKKPTAPAAAQPAAPSGQASRTPRATQTSYLLRLRSVLSGPKG; from the coding sequence GTGAAAAAATTGCTGGCCCTCCTATTGGGCTTGCTCACCTCGCCGGCGTGGGCCCAGACGGGGGTTTCGGCGCCGGAGCTGGCGCCTTGTGATGCGGCCGTGCAGAAGTTTATGAAGCGCTGGGACATTCCGGGAGCTTCCGTAGCCATTGCCCGCCACGGCAAGCTGGTGTACGCCCGCGGCTTCGGCCACGCCAACCTGGCGCGCACCGAGCCCATGACGCCCGCTCACCTGTTGCGCGTAGCCAGCGTGTCGAAGCCGGTGACGGCGGTGGCCGTGATGAAGCTCGTGGAACAAGGCCGGCTGGACTTGCGCCATACGGTGTTCGGGCCCGGCGGCTACCTCAACCAGCCGTATTATAGCGACGTCATCACCGACCGCCGTATCTATGCTATTACGGTGCAGCAGCTGCTGGAGCACTCGGCCGGCTGGAACCGCAACGCGGGCGTCGACGGCTTTTCCAGCTCCGACCCCATTGATTTTCCGCTGCACGTGGCGCAAGCCATGCACGTGCCCAATCCCGTCGGCGACTCCACGCTGGTGCGCTACTTGCTCAGCAAAGGCCTCAACTTCACGCCCGGCACTCGTTTCGCGTACTCCAATATTGGCTACCTGGTGCTGGGTAAAATCATTGAGCAGGTAACCGGGCAGCGCTACGAAACCTGGGTGCGCCGCCACGTGCTGGAGCCCAGCGGCGTGCTGGAGGCCCACCTGGGGCGCAACCTGCGGGCTGATAAGGTGGAGCGCGAAGCCGAGTACTTCTGCGACGCTACCAACAAATCGTGCTACGGTACGGGCAAGCGGGTGCCGTTTGCCTACGGCGGTGCCAACCTGGAAGCCATGAACGCGCACGGCGGCTGGCTGTTCACGGCCCGCGACCTGGTGCGCTTGCTGCTGGCCGTGGACGGACTACCCACCCGGCCCGACATTCTGCAGCCCGCTACCCTCGACACCATGACTACGCCTTCTGAAGCCAGCCGGCGCTACGCTAAGGGCTGGATGGTGAACCGGCGCGGCATGTGGTGGCACACCGGCTGCCTCAACGGCTCGGCCAGCTGCGTGGTGCGCACCGCCGACGGCTACACCTGGGCCATCCTGCTAAACTCCTTTCCCATGAATGCCAACCGGTTTTGGGACGACCTGGAAGACCTGGGCTGGGCCTGCGTGGGCGGGGTGGATGCGTGGCCTACCCACGACCTGTTTGCCCCGGAGCACAACGCGGCTCAGCTGCAGGTGACGGCCAGTAGCGCGGCGGCAACCACCCTGGCCTGGGCCCGCGGCAGTGGTTCGCACAGCCTCTTGGTGGTGCGCGAAGACAAGCCCGTGGATGCTTTTGCCCAGGATGGGCAGGCCTACACCGCTAGCCGAACCTTCGGCTTGGGCGACGTGCTGGGCAAGGGCAACGTGGTAGTGGCGGCCGGCGCCGACAGCACCGTGCAGATTCGGGGGCTGCGGCCGGGCCACACCTACCACGCCCGCGTGATGGAGTACTCCGCCAACGAAGCCACCGGGCAGCAGCCTGTCTACACCCTGGAAGGCAACCCCGTGGTACGCTTCCGCGTGCCGGAGGCGGCGCCCGTGGCTAAGGCGAAAGCCAGACGACCCAGCAAAGCCGTAGCCGGCAAGCTCCGCGCAAAGAAACCCACTGCTCCGGCAGCGGCCCAACCGGCGGCGCCGTCTGGCCAGGCATCCCGGACGCCCCGCGCTACGCAAACGTCCTACTTACTGCGCCTGCGCTCCGTGCTAAGCGGACCAAAAGGCTGA
- a CDS encoding RNA polymerase sigma factor, with the protein METLPLPLPMSAGYQDQQIQEAVRQQRGRLLQFIRRRIPDPDQAEDVLQDVFAELVESYRLLKPVEQAAAWLFRVARNKITDLYRRKKPVSLENEMAAYASDDDGGLLLADILPAPDDAPENRLLRETLMEALSEALAELPAAQRQVFIWHELEDKSFREMEEETGVPLKTLISRKHYAVQHLRKRLQKLYTELFTD; encoded by the coding sequence ATGGAAACGCTCCCCTTACCACTGCCGATGAGTGCCGGCTACCAGGACCAGCAGATACAGGAAGCCGTGCGCCAGCAGCGCGGCCGGCTGCTGCAGTTCATCCGCCGCCGCATCCCCGACCCCGACCAGGCCGAAGACGTGCTCCAGGATGTGTTTGCGGAGCTGGTGGAAAGCTACCGGCTGCTGAAACCCGTGGAGCAGGCCGCGGCCTGGCTGTTTCGGGTGGCCCGCAACAAAATCACGGACCTGTACCGCCGCAAAAAGCCGGTGTCGCTGGAAAACGAAATGGCCGCCTACGCCAGCGACGACGACGGCGGCCTGTTGCTGGCCGACATCCTGCCCGCCCCCGACGACGCCCCCGAAAACCGCCTGCTGCGCGAAACCCTGATGGAAGCTCTCAGCGAGGCCCTGGCCGAGCTGCCCGCTGCCCAGCGCCAGGTGTTCATCTGGCATGAGTTGGAAGACAAATCCTTCCGCGAGATGGAGGAGGAAACCGGCGTCCCGCTCAAAACCCTGATTTCGCGCAAGCACTACGCCGTGCAGCACCTGCGCAAACGCCTGCAAAAGCTCTACACCGAGTTATTCACTGACTAA
- a CDS encoding MaoC family dehydratase: MSPIIISSFQELEQYEGRELGSSAYHRITQEQIDLFARATLDHQWIHVDARRAQAESPFGAPIAHGYLTVSLLPYLWAQIVTMHNLKMQVNYEIESLRFNQAVTVESEVRLRATLLSVKNLRGIAKARIEVALEIKNSPKPAYTGVVTFLYHFTS; this comes from the coding sequence ATGAGCCCCATCATCATCAGCAGCTTCCAGGAACTCGAGCAGTACGAAGGCCGGGAGTTGGGCAGCTCCGCCTACCACCGCATCACGCAGGAGCAAATTGACCTGTTCGCGCGGGCCACGCTGGACCACCAGTGGATTCACGTAGATGCGCGGCGGGCCCAAGCCGAGTCACCATTCGGGGCGCCTATTGCTCACGGCTACCTCACCGTGTCGCTGTTGCCCTACCTGTGGGCTCAGATTGTGACCATGCACAACCTGAAAATGCAGGTGAACTACGAAATTGAAAGCCTGCGCTTCAACCAAGCCGTGACTGTGGAAAGTGAAGTCCGGCTGCGGGCCACGCTGCTGTCGGTGAAAAACCTGCGCGGCATTGCCAAAGCCCGAATTGAAGTAGCCCTGGAAATTAAGAACAGTCCCAAGCCCGCTTACACCGGTGTGGTGACGTTTCTGTACCATTTCACTAGCTAA
- the nuoK gene encoding NADH-quinone oxidoreductase subunit NuoK, whose protein sequence is MDQNIPQVIQTVPLQYYVFFATALFSIGVLGVLTRRNAIIIFMCVELMLNAVNVLLTAFSAYRSDPNGQVFVFFIMAVAAAEVAVGLAIIVMIYRNLQNTDVNLLNRLKF, encoded by the coding sequence ATGGACCAGAACATACCGCAGGTTATCCAAACGGTTCCGCTTCAGTACTACGTCTTCTTCGCCACCGCCCTGTTTAGCATCGGCGTGCTGGGCGTGCTCACCCGACGTAATGCCATCATCATCTTTATGTGCGTAGAGCTGATGCTCAACGCCGTTAACGTGCTGCTGACGGCCTTCTCCGCCTACCGCTCCGACCCCAACGGGCAGGTGTTCGTGTTTTTCATCATGGCCGTAGCCGCCGCCGAAGTAGCTGTGGGCCTGGCCATCATCGTGATGATTTACCGGAACCTCCAGAACACCGACGTCAACCTGCTGAATCGATTGAAATTCTAA
- the nuoL gene encoding NADH-quinone oxidoreductase subunit L — translation MQETVIPAAGAPYPTLLYVLIPLLPFLGFLINGLLNKRISGTVAGLIGSATVLGSFAISVFLFLNFQYQYTVTLFDWISVGSMQIPFSYQIDQLSLLMLLLVTGVGFLIHVYSIGYMHHDENVGKFFSFLNLFVFSMLVLVLGANFVILFIGWEGVGLCSYLLIGFWNKNTNYNNAAKKAFIINRVGDLGFLLGIFLIYLTFDSVQYAEVFQKASTMQIGTGVITAITLLLFVGATGKSAQLPLYTWLPDAMAGPTPVSALIHAATMVTAGIYMILRANVLFTLAPDTLEVIAIIGAATALFAATIGLAQNDIKKVLAYSTVSQLGYMFLALGVMGYSTSLFHVLTHAFFKALMFLGAGSVIHAMSNEQDLRRMGGLRKALPITFITFFIGCLAIAGIPPFSGFFSKDEILLHAYQHSKVLYAVGLFTAFLTAFYMFRLLFLAFFGEFRGTEEQKHHLHESPASMTLPLIILAVLAAVGGFLNAPLVLGRGYLSDYLAPLFTYSQRLNPAAFNVEVDHATEYLLIGLSVGAGVLGIAFAYVQYVSRGVRPAEDASQRGFLENLVYHKYYIDELYNTLFVRPVMGLSRGLFRYVENGIIDPIVTSFGRLTMGGGQLLRYVQTGSVETYLILMVVGIVLVMALNFVKF, via the coding sequence ATGCAAGAAACTGTAATACCCGCTGCCGGCGCGCCGTACCCGACCTTGCTGTACGTGCTGATTCCGCTGCTGCCGTTTTTGGGCTTTCTGATCAACGGGTTGCTGAATAAGCGTATTTCGGGCACGGTGGCGGGGCTGATTGGCTCGGCCACGGTGCTGGGCTCGTTTGCCATTTCGGTGTTTCTGTTCCTGAACTTCCAGTACCAGTACACCGTCACGCTGTTCGATTGGATTTCGGTAGGCTCGATGCAGATACCCTTCTCCTACCAGATCGACCAGCTCAGCCTGCTAATGCTGCTGCTCGTCACGGGCGTGGGCTTTCTGATTCACGTGTACAGCATCGGCTACATGCACCACGACGAGAACGTGGGCAAGTTTTTTAGCTTCCTGAACCTGTTTGTGTTCAGTATGCTGGTGCTGGTGCTGGGCGCCAACTTCGTAATTCTGTTCATTGGCTGGGAAGGCGTGGGGCTGTGCTCCTACCTGCTCATCGGCTTCTGGAACAAGAACACCAATTACAACAACGCCGCCAAGAAAGCCTTTATCATCAACCGCGTCGGCGACCTGGGCTTCCTGCTAGGCATCTTCCTGATTTACCTCACCTTCGACTCGGTGCAGTACGCCGAGGTGTTCCAGAAGGCCTCGACCATGCAGATTGGCACCGGCGTCATCACCGCCATTACCCTGCTGCTGTTCGTGGGCGCCACCGGCAAATCGGCGCAGCTGCCGCTCTACACCTGGCTCCCCGACGCCATGGCCGGCCCCACGCCGGTGTCGGCCCTGATTCACGCCGCCACCATGGTGACGGCGGGCATCTACATGATTCTGCGCGCCAACGTACTGTTCACCCTGGCCCCCGATACGCTGGAGGTTATAGCCATCATCGGGGCGGCTACGGCCTTGTTTGCGGCCACCATCGGCCTGGCCCAGAACGATATTAAGAAGGTGCTGGCTTACTCCACCGTGTCGCAGCTGGGCTACATGTTCCTGGCGCTGGGCGTGATGGGGTACAGCACCTCCCTGTTTCACGTGCTGACCCACGCCTTTTTCAAGGCGCTGATGTTCCTGGGCGCGGGCTCCGTGATTCACGCCATGAGCAACGAGCAGGACCTGCGCCGCATGGGCGGCCTGCGTAAAGCCCTGCCCATCACGTTCATCACCTTCTTCATAGGCTGCCTGGCCATTGCCGGCATCCCGCCCTTCTCGGGCTTCTTCTCCAAGGACGAAATCCTGCTGCACGCCTACCAGCATAGCAAGGTGCTCTACGCCGTGGGCCTGTTCACGGCCTTCCTGACGGCTTTCTATATGTTCCGCCTGCTGTTCCTGGCGTTCTTCGGCGAGTTCCGCGGCACCGAGGAGCAGAAGCACCACTTGCATGAGTCGCCGGCTTCCATGACGCTGCCGCTCATCATTCTGGCCGTGCTGGCGGCCGTGGGTGGCTTCCTGAATGCCCCGCTGGTGCTGGGCCGCGGTTACCTTTCCGACTACCTCGCGCCCCTGTTCACCTACTCCCAGCGCCTGAACCCGGCCGCGTTTAACGTGGAGGTGGACCACGCCACCGAGTACCTGCTCATCGGCCTTTCGGTGGGCGCGGGCGTGCTGGGTATTGCCTTCGCCTACGTGCAGTACGTGAGCCGCGGCGTGCGCCCGGCCGAGGACGCCTCGCAGCGTGGTTTCCTGGAAAATCTGGTGTACCACAAATACTACATCGACGAGCTGTACAACACCCTGTTCGTGCGCCCGGTGATGGGACTCTCCCGCGGCCTGTTCCGCTACGTCGAAAACGGCATCATCGACCCCATCGTCACCAGCTTCGGCCGCCTGACCATGGGCGGCGGGCAGCTCCTGCGCTACGTGCAAACCGGCTCCGTGGAAACCTACCTGATTCTGATGGTAGTAGGAATCGTGCTGGTCATGGCGCTGAATTTTGTGAAGTTTTAG